One Ricinus communis isolate WT05 ecotype wild-type chromosome 1, ASM1957865v1, whole genome shotgun sequence DNA window includes the following coding sequences:
- the LOC8287179 gene encoding protein TRANSPORT INHIBITOR RESPONSE 1: MLRMMASSFPEEVLEHVLLFIQSDKDRNAVSMVCKSWYEIERWCRRRIFVGNCYAVSPTMVIRRFPDVRSIELKGKPHFADFNLVPEGWGGYVFPWIVAMSSAYPWLEEIRLKRMVVSDEALELISKSFKNFKVLVLSSCEGFSTGGLAAIAANCRNLRELDLRESEVDDPSGHWLSHFPDSFTSLVSLNISCLGSEVSFSALKRLVGRCPNLRTLRLNRAVPLDRLANILRRAPQLVELGTGAYSAELRPDVFSTLSGAFSGCKELKSLSGFWDVVPGYLPAIYPICSGLTSLNLSYATIQSPDLVKLVSQCQSLQRLWVLDYIEDVGLEALATFCKDLRELRVFPSDPFGPEPNVSLTEQGLVVVSEGCPKLQSVLYFCRQMTNDALITIARNRPNMTRFRLCIIEPRMPDNVTHQPLDDGFGAIVQYCKDLRRLSLSGLLTDRVFEYIGTHAKKLEMLSVAFAGDSDLGLHHVLSGCENLRKLEIRDCPFGDKALLANAAKLETMRSLWMSSCSVSYGACKLLGQKMPRLNVEVIDERGPPDTRPESCPVEKLYIYRSVAGPRFDMPGFVYTMDEDSALRFS, translated from the exons ATGTTGAGAATGATGGCGAGTTCGTTCCCTGAAGAGGTGCTTGAACATGTGTTACTGTTCATACAGAGCGACAAAGACAGGAACGCAGTGTCGATGGTGTGCAAGTCGTGGTACGAGATTGAGAGGTGGTGCAGGAGGAGGATATTTGTGGGGAACTGTTACGCGGTGAGTCCGACAATGGTTATAAGGAGGTTTCCGGATGTTAGATCGATTGAGCTAAAAGGGAAGCCGCATTTTGCGGATTTTAATTTGGTGCCGGAGGGATGGGGCGGGTATGTCTTTCCGTGGATTGTGGCCATGAGTAGTGCTTATCCTTGGCTTGAAGAGATCAGATTGAAAAGAATGGTTGTTAGTGATGAGGCTTTGGAGTTGATTTCTAAgtcttttaagaattttaaggTTCTGGTTCTTTCTTCTTGTGAGGGCTTCTCCACTGGGGGTCTTGCTGCCATTGCTGCCAATTGCAg GAATCTGAGGGAGCTGGATTTGCGGGAGAGTGAGGTGGATGATCCTAGTGGGCATTGGTTAAGCCACTTTCCCGACTCATTCACGTCACTGGTCTCTCTTAATATTTCCTGCTTAGGGTCTGAGGTGAGTTTCTCAGCCCTGAAGCGCCTGGTGGGCCGGTGCCCCAATCTGAGGACTCTCCGGCTCAACCGTGCTGTGCCCCTTGACAGGCTTGCTAATATACTTCGCCGGGCACCCCAGCTGGTTGAGTTGGGTACAGGTGCCTACTCAGCAGAGCTGCGGCCTGATGTCTTCTCAACTCTATCCGGAGCTTTCTCTGGGTGCAAGGAGCTGAAAAGTTTATCTGGGTTTTGGGATGTGGTCCCAGGTTACCTTCCAGCAATTTATCCCATCTGCTCTGGCCTAACATCATTGAACTTGAGCTATGCCACTATCCAAAGCCCTGATCTTGTTAAGCTCGTTAGTCAATGTCAGAGTTTGCAGCGCCTGTGG GTATTGGATTACATTGAAGATGTTGGCCTTGAAGCTCTTGCAACATTTTGCAAGGACCTGCGAGAATTGAGGGTTTTTCCATCTGATCCATTTGGCCCAGAACCAAATGTATCCTTGACGGAACAGGGTCTTGTTGTTGTTTCAGAGGGCTGCCCTAAGCTTCAGTCCGTTCTGTACTTTTGCCGTCAGATGACTAATGATGCCTTGATAACAATTGCCAGGAACCGTCCAAACATGACACGTTTTCGTCTTTGTATTATTGAACCACGAATGCCTGATAATGTAACCCATCAGCCACTAGATGATGGGTTTGGAGCCATTGTTCAATACTGCAAGGATCTCCGGCGCCTTTCCTTGTCAGGTCTCCTAACTGATCGTGTGTTTGAGTACATTGGAACTCATGCTAAAAAGCTAGAGATGCTATCTGTAGCTTTTGCTGGAGATAGTGATCTTGGACTCCATCATGTGCTCTCTGGGTGTGAAAACCTTCGCAAACTAGAGATTAGAGATTGCCCCTTTGGGGACAAGGCTCTTTTGGCCAATGCTGCAAAGCTGGAGACAATGCGATCCCTTTGGATGTCTTCTTGCTCGGTGAGTTATGGAGCATGTAAGCTGCTAGGTCAGAAGATGCCTAGGCTGAATGTTGAAGTTATTGATGAGAGGGGACCTCCAGATACGAGGCCAGAAAGTTGTCCTGTTGAGAAGCTTTACATCTATAGAAGTGTTGCTGGGCCTCGGTTTGATATGCCTGGTTTTGTTTATACAATGGATGAAGATTCTGCATTGAGGTTTTCATGA